AACACCGATGATATTAGGATGGTCAGCCAAGCGAAGCATGGTTTCTGGAGTCAATTCGACAACCACACGCCCTGGAATGTTATAAATGATAATAGGTAAGTCAGAAGCGTCTGCAATAGCTTTAAAGTGCTGATACATGCCTTCTTGAGAAGGTTTGTTATAGTATGGTACGATTGCAAGTCCTGCAGCAAATCCACCAAATTCTGCTACTTCTTTGACAAATTCAATCGAGTCACGTGTGTCATTGGTACCTACACCCGCAATCAAAGGAACACGTCCCTTTACAACCTTTTGTACAGCAGCAAAGAGTTCCAACTCTTCATCGTGGGTCAAGGTTGGACTTTCAGCTGTCGTTCCAGCCAACAAAATACCATCTGTATGATGGGCCAATAAATGCTCAATCAAGGCAGGAATGGCATCAAAGTTGATGGAACCATCCTCATGGAAGGGGGTAATGAAGGCCGTGATGATTTTACACTCTTTTAGATCTTGGTAAGACATGTGAAACACCTCTCTATTTCAAAGAAGGAGTTCATTCGAACTCCTAAAACATTATTTCAATTCAAATTTCAGCTCAGCTGTTGGGCGAACCAATCCACGTTCGTGAAGCGTTTCTGCAATCTGTACAGAGTTCCAAGCAGCACCTTTGAGGAGGTTATCTGAAACAACCCACATGTGAATTCCTTTTTCAGCATCCAAGTCTTTACGGATACGACCAACAAAGGTATCACGTGAGCCGACAGCATTGATGGCTTGTGGGTAGACTTGGTTAGCCACATCATCCTCAAGAACAGCACCTGGGAAGACTGCAATAGCTGCTTTCACTTCTTCGATTGGAGCCACTTCTTTTGTTTCGATATAAACTGACTCAGAGTGAGCTGACAAGACTGGAATACGCACACATGTTGCAGATACTGCAATGCTGTCATCTTCCATGATTTTCTTAGTTTCCTTGGTCATCTTCATCTCTTCGTATGTGTAATCATTGTCAGTAAAGACATCGATTTGTGGAAGAGCATTAAAGGCGATAGGATAGTGTTTCTTATCACCGCCTGAAGGCAAGATTTCCGCATGCAAATCACGTGGATTCACACCGTCATTCAAGACTTCACGAAGTTCACGTTGTGTTTCAAGAATCGCTCCCATACCAGCACCTGAGACCGCTTGGTAAGTTGAAACGATGATACGGTCCAAGCCCCATTTTTGACGAACAGGCTCAAGCGCCACCATCATTTGGATTGTTGAACAGTTTGGGCAGGCAATGATTCCGTTGTGGGTATCAAGTGCATGAGCATTGACCTCTGGAACAACCAAAGGAACATATGGATTTTGGCGGAAGTAAGATGTATTATCTACTACTACCGCTCCAGCTTTCACTGCGTATGGTGCATACTTAGCAGATGTCGAACCGCCCGCTGAGAAGAGTGCAATATCAACACCCTCAAAAGCGGTCTCAGTCGTTTCTTCAATCGTAATATCTTGATCTTTAAATTTCAAAGTCTTGCCTGCTGAACGTGCAGAAGCAAGTAAACGGATTTTATCGATTGGAAGTGTTGATTCTTCCAACATTTTTATCATCTGAGCTCCGACAGCACCTGTCGCGCCGACTACAGCAACTGTATATCCCATAACTAACCTCTTTCGGAATTTTCTAAAAATTTCTATAATAGATGTATTATACTACTTTTTCCAGAAATTGAAAAGCATTTTTAGACTATATTTTCTGAAAACTAAAAATCCCTAGCCATTCGACTAGGGACTAAGAGGCATCTTCATGTGATGAGCAGGTTCACACAACTCATCAAGGTCCGCTCCTGCGTTATGACCTCCTTATGCTCAATAGTAATCCGAAGACTACCTATCGACTCATCGCAACTACTATTCTACTAGATAGAGTCACTTTTGTCAATAGCCAAAACTCTTTAGCTTCATTTTCACAGAAGTATAAGAAAAACCTTGGTCTCCCAAGGTTTTTCCGTCTCTATCATGCTAATTGCCGGGATTGAACCGGCGACCTCATCCTTACCATGGATGCGCTCTGCCAACTGAGCTAAATCAGCTTACCTAAAAAGTATACTATAGTTCTATGCTATTGTCAAGCGCTCTCTTTTAATTTTATGGAATGAAAAAAGCTAGATTTAGCAAGAATCTAGCTTATAAACTCCTTATTTTGTTAGATCGATTCGCTGTCCCAGTTTACCAATCAAAATCGCACCTACGATAAGTGATGCAAACTCACCAATTCCCGTAGAGAACCATGTCAAGAAGAACGGAGCTTCTGCAACGATATGGAGTTCAGCTGCAATGGTAATCATTGAAATTGAGAAGAGGATTGAAAAGAAGAAATGATCTTTTCGAATCAAACCATTGAACAGATAGTCTTTCTTGTACTTGCTAAATAGCCATACACCTAGACTAAGGAAAACTAGGGTAGATCCCCCACCGACAAAGACATCTATTAGACCGTAGCTAAAGAAATTAGCAATCATACATCCAATCGTCACACCGATGATATATTTGGGATTGTAAAAGGCCAAGAAATTCATCATCTCAGAAATACGGAACTGGTAGGCACCGTAGCTAATGGCATTAAGGGGTGGGGTGATGGTCAAAACCACATAGATAGCAGCAACGATAGCAATATCTGCCATGTCACGAACAGTTAATTTTTTCATGTTTTCTCCTTTGGCGGTTTCCCGCGTAAAATATGCTTGGTGAAAGAAGCTAAGCACCAAGGGTTGATTGAATCAACCTTACCAGTATAGCATAATATATGACTTTATGCTATACTAAAACCATGAAAAATCAAATAAAAGCTTTCTTTGATAACGAGATTCTCTCCTACTTATTTTTCGGTGGAGCTACTACTCTGATCTCGATTTTATCACGTTTGCTTATTTACCATATCGGCCACCAGGAAATCCTAGCAACCGCACTCGCAAATATCATTGGGATTCTCTTTGCTTTTATCACAAATGACACTATCGTCTTTAAACAAAAGCGAAAGAATTGGCCGACTCGCCTGGCTAAGTTTTTCTTAGCTCGTCTCTCTACTCTTGGTCTTGACGTTCTTTTAACTTATATCTTTGTTACATCTTATCCCGATATTATCGGGCAATTTGTCAACGAACAACTAGATCAGGTAAATACCATCGAAACGCTAATTGCGCAGGTTTTGATTATCATTCTTAACTATATTTTTAGTAAAGTATACGTTTTTTATAAATGAAATGGATGTCATTAAGCATTAAGGTTGCAATATTTAGGTATTTCAGGTACAATTAAGATTAGTTTTTGAAAGGAAATTATGAAAATGTTAAAAGATCTTAAAGAATTTTTGCTTCGTGGCAATGTCGTTGACCTCGCTGTCGGTGTGATCATCGCCTCTGCTTTTGGTGCTATCGTTACTTCACTTGTAAATGACATCATCACTCCACTTATCTTGAACCCAGCTTTGAAAGCGGCGAACGTTGAACGCATCGCTGAACTTTCATGGAATGGTGTTGGTTATGGTAGCTTCTTGAGTGCTGTTATCAACTTCTTAGTGATTGGCACTGTCCTTTTCTTCGTTATCAAAGCTGTTGAAAAAGCTCAAAACCTCACTAAGAAAGAAGAGCCAGCCGAAGATACACCTGCTGCTCCAACTGAACTTGAAGTCCTTCAAGAAATCAAAGCTCTTCTTGAGAAAAAATAAGACAAATAAAGGATCTAGCTTCATGCTAAATCCTTTTTCTTTACTCTTTACTCTTTCGGCAATTTACCAGCCTTTTCTAGCATTTTCTTAATCAAGTAAGGCATCTTCACATTTTCACGGCCTTTTTTCTCAATGAGTTTTTTGACAAATTCTGGCATCTGAAGGTCGTCTGTCTCCTCCATGATGTCCTTAGTAGTTGCTGAAGGCGCTAGCTCATCAAAGGTTTCTTCTTCTGGGAGAAATTCCTTAAATTCTTTTTGTTCATTAGCTCTTACAGTAGCAACTAAAGCATCAATTAAACGAGAGTCTGTGTTTGGCATAGGTGGTCGATGGTAGGTGACACCTAATTCTTGACATAATTCATAACATTCTACATCGTTATCAAAAAGAACTTCAATATGTTCACTGATAAAGCTAATTGGTACAAAAATATAATGCTCTGGATGTTGTTTCTGTTCTCTCAGATACTCAAGTACATCTGGCTTGATCCAAGGAATTCCAATATCACTCTCGCTCTGCCAAGTGTTGGTATACTGATCGCCCGTCAATCCGAGTTGTTCAGCGATTAGCTTGCTATTATCGAAAATCTGATCGATATAAGGATCTCCAAAGTCCAAGGCAAAAATTGGAACACTATGGGCTGAGAAAATTACCTTAAAGGACTCTTCTCCTACCTGGTTTCGTAAAATTTTGCTAATCTCATCTGTCCAGAAGTCCAGCAAAGACTGTTGCTGATACCAATCCTTAATGACTAAAAATTGTATTTGCTGGCTCTCCAGAAACTTTTCATACCCCATAACCGAGTAGAAGGAATAATGTGGTTCCAAAATCAAACAAATACACTCTTCAACACCATCAGCCTCCATCTGCTTGATCACATCAGGGATAAAGGGCCGAGAAAATTTGTT
Above is a window of Streptococcus oralis subsp. dentisani DNA encoding:
- a CDS encoding QueT transporter family protein, with translation MKKLTVRDMADIAIVAAIYVVLTITPPLNAISYGAYQFRISEMMNFLAFYNPKYIIGVTIGCMIANFFSYGLIDVFVGGGSTLVFLSLGVWLFSKYKKDYLFNGLIRKDHFFFSILFSISMITIAAELHIVAEAPFFLTWFSTGIGEFASLIVGAILIGKLGQRIDLTK
- a CDS encoding aspartate-semialdehyde dehydrogenase; the protein is MGYTVAVVGATGAVGAQMIKMLEESTLPIDKIRLLASARSAGKTLKFKDQDITIEETTETAFEGVDIALFSAGGSTSAKYAPYAVKAGAVVVDNTSYFRQNPYVPLVVPEVNAHALDTHNGIIACPNCSTIQMMVALEPVRQKWGLDRIIVSTYQAVSGAGMGAILETQRELREVLNDGVNPRDLHAEILPSGGDKKHYPIAFNALPQIDVFTDNDYTYEEMKMTKETKKIMEDDSIAVSATCVRIPVLSAHSESVYIETKEVAPIEEVKAAIAVFPGAVLEDDVANQVYPQAINAVGSRDTFVGRIRKDLDAEKGIHMWVVSDNLLKGAAWNSVQIAETLHERGLVRPTAELKFELK
- the hemH gene encoding ferrochelatase, yielding MKKAILMMTFGSPEEITFESVADFFTNIRRGVRPEDHEIQTLYDNYVRIGGTPLQRITREEVNLVKERLGEEYGIYFANKFSRPFIPDVIKQMEADGVEECICLILEPHYSFYSVMGYEKFLESQQIQFLVIKDWYQQQSLLDFWTDEISKILRNQVGEESFKVIFSAHSVPIFALDFGDPYIDQIFDNSKLIAEQLGLTGDQYTNTWQSESDIGIPWIKPDVLEYLREQKQHPEHYIFVPISFISEHIEVLFDNDVECYELCQELGVTYHRPPMPNTDSRLIDALVATVRANEQKEFKEFLPEEETFDELAPSATTKDIMEETDDLQMPEFVKKLIEKKGRENVKMPYLIKKMLEKAGKLPKE
- the dapA gene encoding 4-hydroxy-tetrahydrodipicolinate synthase — protein: MSYQDLKECKIITAFITPFHEDGSINFDAIPALIEHLLAHHTDGILLAGTTAESPTLTHDEELELFAAVQKVVKGRVPLIAGVGTNDTRDSIEFVKEVAEFGGFAAGLAIVPYYNKPSQEGMYQHFKAIADASDLPIIIYNIPGRVVVELTPETMLRLADHPNIIGVKECTSLANMAYLIEHKPEEFLVYTGEDGDAFHAMNLGADGVISVASHTNGDEMHEMFTAIAESDMKKAAAIQRKFIPKVNALFSYPSPAPIKAVLNYMGFEAGPTRLPLVPAPEEDAKRIIKVVVDGDYEATKETVTGVLRPDY
- a CDS encoding GtrA family protein is translated as MKNQIKAFFDNEILSYLFFGGATTLISILSRLLIYHIGHQEILATALANIIGILFAFITNDTIVFKQKRKNWPTRLAKFFLARLSTLGLDVLLTYIFVTSYPDIIGQFVNEQLDQVNTIETLIAQVLIIILNYIFSKVYVFYK
- the mscL gene encoding large conductance mechanosensitive channel protein MscL, coding for MLKDLKEFLLRGNVVDLAVGVIIASAFGAIVTSLVNDIITPLILNPALKAANVERIAELSWNGVGYGSFLSAVINFLVIGTVLFFVIKAVEKAQNLTKKEEPAEDTPAAPTELEVLQEIKALLEKK